A section of the Flavobacteriales bacterium genome encodes:
- a CDS encoding alpha/beta hydrolase, with protein sequence MFAWLTLLSAVAVGYAALCLVYYLLQERLIFVRHPLSKRYRYQFAHAFEERWITGCDGAELHGLYFPTENAVGVVLYFHGNTGTLRRWGKRAPRFTRSGHAVLMPEPRGYGKSKGRLSERAILADALLWYDHLCTEWPEDRIVVYGRSLGSGSAVPVAAQRNPRSLVLESPFARLVDPARNYFRWLPYGLLLNYRFTNDVAIKRVRCPVCIFHGERDGVVPVASALKLYAAIPNSVERQMVVFPAGHHNDLARFARYHRVLRTLLSRPEKRKERGG encoded by the coding sequence CGCCGTGGCCGTGGGTTATGCGGCTCTCTGCCTGGTGTACTATCTGCTGCAGGAGCGGCTCATCTTCGTGCGGCATCCGCTTTCGAAGCGGTACAGATACCAGTTCGCTCATGCCTTTGAGGAACGATGGATCACGGGGTGCGATGGAGCCGAACTGCATGGGCTCTACTTTCCCACTGAGAACGCCGTGGGCGTGGTGCTCTATTTCCACGGCAACACGGGCACACTGCGGCGCTGGGGCAAACGGGCGCCCCGGTTCACCCGCTCGGGACATGCGGTGTTGATGCCCGAACCACGGGGGTACGGGAAGAGCAAGGGCCGCTTGAGCGAACGCGCCATCCTGGCGGACGCCTTGCTGTGGTACGATCATCTGTGCACCGAATGGCCGGAAGATCGGATCGTGGTCTACGGCCGTTCGCTGGGCAGTGGATCGGCGGTGCCTGTGGCCGCGCAACGCAACCCAAGGTCCCTCGTGCTGGAGTCGCCGTTCGCCCGGCTGGTCGATCCTGCGCGGAATTATTTCCGTTGGTTACCCTACGGACTCCTGCTGAACTACCGGTTCACCAACGATGTCGCGATCAAGCGGGTGCGCTGTCCGGTCTGTATCTTCCATGGCGAACGGGACGGGGTTGTGCCCGTTGCCAGTGCATTGAAGCTCTACGCAGCCATTCCCAACTCCGTGGAGCGTCAGATGGTCGTCTTCCCGGCCGGGCATCACAACGACCTGGCGCGGTTCGCCCGCTATCACCGGGTTCTTCGCACTCTTCTGTCCCGACCTGAGAAGAGGAAGGAGCGTGGAGGATGA
- a CDS encoding FKBP-type peptidyl-prolyl cis-trans isomerase — translation MIRSLLTALVAVLLTACSNEVTGQKGRNAPLRSNIDSVSYGIGTDIGHNMKLSGLDSLNVDAMAMGIRDGLDSAERINADNVRSLVQAYMLAAQKKVMEREQKEGEENLRKGEAWLAENGKKPGVTTTPSGLQYEVLQAGTGPKPTAEDVVKVNYRGTLLDGTEFDSSYKRGQPAMFGVGNVIPGWAEAIQLMSVGSRYKLFIPAGLAYGNSRGPGGDLPPNSTLLFEVELLEIVPPAQGR, via the coding sequence ATCATCCGATCCCTGTTGACCGCCCTTGTCGCCGTGTTGCTCACGGCCTGTTCCAATGAGGTCACCGGCCAGAAAGGCCGGAACGCGCCGTTGCGGTCGAACATCGACTCGGTGAGCTACGGCATCGGCACGGACATCGGCCACAACATGAAGCTGAGCGGACTGGATTCGCTCAACGTGGACGCCATGGCCATGGGCATCCGCGATGGCTTGGACAGTGCTGAGCGGATCAATGCGGACAATGTGCGGTCATTGGTTCAGGCCTACATGCTCGCCGCCCAGAAGAAGGTGATGGAGCGTGAACAGAAGGAGGGGGAGGAGAACCTGCGGAAGGGCGAGGCCTGGCTGGCTGAGAACGGCAAGAAGCCCGGCGTCACCACCACACCCTCCGGACTCCAATACGAGGTGCTCCAGGCCGGCACGGGACCGAAGCCCACGGCAGAGGACGTGGTGAAGGTCAACTACAGGGGCACCTTGTTGGACGGAACGGAGTTCGACAGCTCATACAAGCGCGGCCAACCGGCCATGTTCGGCGTGGGGAATGTGATCCCGGGCTGGGCGGAGGCCATTCAGCTGATGTCCGTCGGCTCCCGGTACAAGCTCTTCATTCCTGCGGGTCTGGCCTACGGCAACAGCCGTGGTCCCGGAGGCGACCTGCCCCCGAACAGTACGCTCTTGTTCGAAGTGGAGCTGTTGGAGATCGTTCCGCCAGCTCAGGGGCGCTAG
- a CDS encoding DUF551 domain-containing protein: MNDGWISITDRLPGNGERVLCWVPEHLVYLPGKSGATELREVVILRFLQDHFTHNPSKTGRTTSPHLWAGEGSSNQFFEAVTHWRPLPPAPVT; encoded by the coding sequence GTGAACGACGGGTGGATCAGCATCACGGACCGCCTGCCCGGCAACGGGGAACGCGTGCTCTGCTGGGTGCCTGAGCATCTGGTATACCTGCCTGGCAAGAGCGGGGCCACTGAACTTCGCGAGGTGGTCATCCTTCGGTTCCTGCAGGACCACTTCACGCACAACCCCAGCAAGACCGGAAGGACGACCTCTCCCCACCTGTGGGCGGGCGAAGGCTCCAGCAACCAGTTCTTCGAGGCCGTCACCCACTGGCGACCCCTGCCTCCCGCCCCCGTGACCTAG
- a CDS encoding insulinase family protein yields the protein MRTTSTLLLAHMLAIPLAAQKGAIAFTEFDLDNGLHVIVHEDHGTPIVAVSVMYHVGSKDERPDRRGFAHFFEHLLFEGSANIGRGEFSKHVEKAGGVLNANTNGDRTYYYEVLPSNQLELGLWLESERMLHARVDQKGIDTQREVVKEERRQRYENQPYGSILIEVLKRAYTVHPYQWPTIGFMEDLNAASEQDYIDFYKTYYVPNNAVLVIAGDVRTEEVRKQVEKYFAAIPRGKEITRTTAEEPPLKVEVRDVVFDQIQLPAVVQAYRIPAYGTADFYAVDMLNRLMSNGNSSRLNVELKDRAQKALYVGAFSFPFEHPGLAIAFAIANMGVSAEQLESAMDAEFAKVRDGLVPQPEIDKLKAQLETEFVRDNSRVAGVASNLATAHTFLGGAVMASRELERYLAVTPEDLQRVAKEYFSPQARVVLHYLPKNQKP from the coding sequence ATGCGGACAACATCCACCCTTCTTCTGGCCCATATGCTCGCCATCCCGCTCGCAGCGCAGAAAGGCGCCATCGCGTTCACCGAGTTCGACCTCGACAACGGGCTCCATGTCATCGTTCACGAGGACCACGGCACCCCGATCGTGGCGGTGAGCGTGATGTACCATGTCGGCAGCAAGGACGAGCGGCCCGACCGGCGGGGATTCGCCCATTTCTTCGAACACCTGCTCTTCGAAGGCTCGGCGAACATCGGCCGTGGTGAGTTCAGCAAGCACGTGGAGAAGGCCGGCGGTGTGCTCAACGCGAACACCAACGGTGACCGCACCTACTACTATGAGGTGTTGCCCAGCAATCAACTGGAGCTCGGGCTCTGGCTGGAGAGCGAGCGCATGCTGCATGCCAGGGTGGATCAGAAGGGGATCGATACCCAGCGTGAGGTGGTGAAGGAGGAGCGCCGTCAGCGCTACGAGAACCAACCCTATGGCAGCATCCTGATCGAGGTGCTGAAGCGCGCGTACACCGTGCACCCGTACCAGTGGCCGACCATCGGATTCATGGAGGACCTGAACGCCGCGAGCGAACAGGACTACATCGACTTCTACAAGACCTACTACGTGCCCAACAACGCCGTTCTAGTGATCGCCGGCGATGTAAGGACCGAGGAGGTCCGCAAGCAGGTCGAGAAGTACTTCGCGGCCATTCCCCGAGGGAAGGAGATCACCCGCACCACAGCCGAGGAACCTCCGCTCAAAGTGGAGGTCCGTGATGTGGTGTTCGACCAGATCCAGCTGCCCGCGGTGGTGCAGGCCTATCGCATCCCGGCGTACGGTACGGCCGATTTCTATGCGGTGGACATGTTGAACCGGCTGATGAGCAACGGAAACAGTTCGCGCCTGAACGTGGAATTGAAGGACCGGGCACAGAAGGCGCTTTACGTGGGCGCGTTCAGCTTTCCGTTCGAGCATCCCGGCCTCGCCATCGCCTTCGCCATCGCCAACATGGGCGTTTCGGCCGAACAGCTGGAGAGCGCCATGGACGCCGAGTTCGCCAAGGTGCGCGATGGGTTGGTCCCGCAACCCGAGATCGACAAGCTCAAGGCGCAGCTGGAAACGGAGTTCGTGCGCGACAACAGCCGCGTGGCCGGTGTCGCCTCCAATCTGGCCACGGCCCACACCTTCCTGGGAGGTGCGGTGATGGCCTCCCGGGAGTTGGAGCGCTACCTGGCCGTGACCCCGGAGGACCTTCAGCGGGTGGCCAAGGAGTATTTCTCGCCACAAGCGCGGGTGGTCCTGCACTATCTCCCGAAGAACCAGAAGCCGTGA
- a CDS encoding insulinase family protein encodes MRPALLPTSVAGLLLAAFTHSLPMNAQVDRSKPPRPAPAPSVNVGQHATFMLENGMRVILVEDHQQPLVSVQVRFDIEPVMQGEKAGYIDLMGEVLAAGTATMDKETLDRTVDQLGGDLSTSSDGVYASCLKKNFNALFDVVHAVVTTPTFPEAEFEKARKRMLSGLQSRKDDPDAIADVVGRVLTFSKGYPYGEVPTEKSVGRVERKHLEAYYRRFFRPEKGYLVLVGDLTEQEARQASEKQFGPWRPAPTIASLDANGHEQVDGLGAVVRPTKTPRPSRVRRVAIVDRPGAPQSVVRVLFPVDLKPNDPMAQAGQVMNTILGGGVFNARLMQNLREDKGYTYGAYSSLDADRYCGHFSAGASVRTEVTDSAASEMLFELEHMRLNGVKPDELALAKSYMAGSFARSLEDPRTVARFALNTYLYDLPKDHYSTYLKRLDTVSAAGVMAAAERFLHPDNAAILVVGDMERVGNKLVPLSFERGVIQLDENGDPYREELGPLPAGVTPQTVLEAYFKAIGGREAVEGVRSLKRSMSTSMMGMPVTITEWNAEPDRYAMEMRSGTAVLQQVRCDGTRATRSSPEGVEEIIEMELEEMEMNAPPFPELHYAMMGRLVLPGTAQINGEEAYKLMVMTDMGSTFSEYYSVATGLKLRREEMKATPEGTLKVSSELKDYRAVKGVLFPHLIVQKGPVDMSLSVTEVVVNGASDPKHYAID; translated from the coding sequence ATGCGCCCTGCCTTGCTACCCACCTCCGTGGCCGGCCTGCTTCTGGCCGCCTTCACCCATTCCCTGCCGATGAACGCCCAGGTCGATCGCAGCAAACCGCCCAGACCCGCCCCGGCCCCCTCCGTGAACGTGGGGCAGCATGCCACCTTCATGCTGGAGAACGGCATGCGGGTCATCCTCGTGGAGGACCACCAGCAGCCTCTGGTGAGCGTCCAGGTGCGGTTCGACATCGAACCGGTGATGCAGGGGGAGAAGGCCGGGTACATCGACCTCATGGGAGAGGTGCTCGCCGCCGGCACAGCGACGATGGACAAGGAGACGCTGGACCGGACGGTGGATCAGCTCGGGGGGGACTTGAGCACGTCCAGCGACGGGGTGTACGCCTCCTGCCTGAAGAAGAACTTCAACGCGCTGTTCGATGTGGTCCATGCCGTGGTGACCACGCCCACCTTCCCCGAGGCCGAGTTCGAAAAGGCGCGCAAGCGGATGCTCAGCGGCTTGCAGAGCCGGAAGGACGACCCCGACGCCATCGCCGATGTCGTGGGCCGCGTGCTCACCTTCAGCAAGGGCTACCCCTATGGTGAAGTGCCCACCGAAAAGAGCGTGGGACGGGTGGAACGCAAACACCTTGAAGCGTACTACCGACGCTTCTTCCGGCCGGAAAAGGGCTACTTGGTGCTGGTGGGCGACCTCACCGAGCAGGAGGCCAGGCAGGCCTCCGAGAAACAGTTCGGCCCCTGGCGTCCTGCGCCGACCATCGCGTCCTTGGATGCCAACGGGCATGAGCAGGTCGATGGGCTTGGTGCGGTGGTGAGGCCGACCAAGACCCCCAGGCCTTCGCGCGTGCGTCGCGTCGCGATCGTGGACCGTCCCGGTGCGCCCCAATCCGTGGTGCGGGTGCTGTTCCCGGTGGACCTCAAGCCGAACGACCCCATGGCACAGGCCGGTCAGGTGATGAACACGATTCTCGGGGGAGGCGTCTTCAATGCCCGCCTGATGCAGAACCTGCGGGAGGACAAGGGGTACACCTACGGCGCATACAGCAGCCTGGATGCGGACCGGTATTGCGGCCATTTCAGCGCCGGGGCCAGTGTCCGCACCGAAGTGACGGACAGCGCCGCCAGCGAGATGCTGTTCGAACTGGAGCACATGCGGTTGAACGGCGTGAAGCCGGACGAACTGGCCCTGGCGAAGAGCTACATGGCCGGAAGCTTCGCCCGTTCGCTGGAGGATCCCCGCACGGTGGCGCGCTTCGCGCTGAACACCTACCTGTACGACCTGCCCAAGGACCACTACTCCACCTACCTCAAGCGGCTTGACACGGTGAGCGCCGCAGGCGTGATGGCCGCGGCCGAACGGTTCCTTCATCCGGACAACGCGGCCATCCTCGTGGTGGGCGACATGGAGCGGGTGGGCAACAAGCTTGTTCCGCTCAGTTTTGAACGCGGCGTGATCCAACTGGACGAGAACGGGGACCCCTACAGGGAGGAGCTGGGTCCCCTGCCTGCCGGGGTCACCCCGCAGACCGTGCTGGAGGCCTATTTCAAGGCCATCGGCGGGCGCGAGGCCGTGGAAGGTGTCCGCAGTCTCAAGCGCAGCATGAGCACATCCATGATGGGCATGCCGGTGACCATCACCGAGTGGAACGCGGAGCCTGACCGCTACGCCATGGAAATGCGCAGCGGTACGGCAGTGCTCCAACAGGTGCGTTGCGACGGCACCCGCGCCACGCGGTCGAGCCCCGAGGGCGTGGAGGAGATCATCGAGATGGAGCTGGAGGAGATGGAGATGAACGCACCGCCCTTCCCCGAGCTGCACTATGCGATGATGGGCCGCCTGGTCCTGCCGGGCACGGCTCAGATCAACGGGGAGGAGGCGTACAAGCTGATGGTGATGACGGACATGGGGTCGACCTTCTCGGAGTACTACAGCGTGGCCACGGGTCTGAAACTGCGCAGGGAGGAGATGAAGGCCACTCCGGAGGGCACCCTGAAGGTCTCCTCCGAGCTGAAGGACTATCGCGCGGTGAAAGGGGTGCTGTTCCCGCATCTCATCGTGCAGAAAGGCCCGGTCGACATGTCCCTGTCGGTCACGGAAGTGGTGGTGAACGGAGCCTCCGACCCGAAGCACTACGCCATCGACTGA
- a CDS encoding T9SS type A sorting domain-containing protein, with translation MRRTTVILGAVFLHGIASPLQAQPGCSEELTLTLRTDVDASQTSWEFTDAGTSNVLCSGGGYTPNTLLNLSCCVDPGCYTLRVFDSFGDGLNANGYYILYDVNGERIIDNRNNGDFGSVSTVANNAPFCVPIGPDRLIEALCDRSDLIYGNLLIAHPEPAVVAAYQPGVQLALQNANYGYQFWLFDPNGSYSRRVYIHNGTYTGWDSNDPERASYLNYAWLQTLPVPMEQWLNVRIRARIAGVYREFGPACRVYLNPVKPPCATTRLVDRPNDPKFSCGVTRIFGGSDRLYAFKRISADRYQFEFSNTGAGYLRRIALPSSGVILNWVTQPLVAGTTYNVRVRISYDTGQSWCNWGPSCWVAIGTTPGDDARDKVLTSGEALLWPNPTAGEPVRVALEGDSWSREVPVDVQVLASDGRLVLRQRFTPAIDGQAAELDVSGLMPGTYVVQMLQGERLAHERLIVR, from the coding sequence ATGAGAAGAACCACCGTGATCCTCGGCGCCGTGTTCCTGCACGGCATCGCATCGCCGCTTCAAGCCCAACCCGGATGCAGCGAGGAGTTGACCCTGACCCTGCGCACGGATGTGGATGCCTCCCAAACGTCCTGGGAGTTCACCGACGCGGGCACGTCGAACGTGCTCTGTTCCGGCGGCGGATACACCCCGAACACGCTGTTGAACCTCAGCTGTTGCGTGGACCCAGGCTGCTATACCCTGCGGGTCTTCGACAGCTTCGGGGATGGCCTGAACGCCAATGGCTACTACATCCTGTACGATGTGAACGGCGAGCGCATCATCGACAACCGGAACAACGGTGATTTCGGTTCGGTCAGCACCGTGGCCAACAATGCGCCGTTCTGTGTGCCCATCGGTCCCGACCGGTTGATCGAGGCGTTGTGCGACCGGAGCGACCTGATCTATGGCAATCTGTTGATCGCGCATCCTGAACCTGCCGTTGTGGCCGCCTACCAGCCCGGGGTGCAGCTGGCCTTGCAGAACGCCAATTACGGCTATCAGTTCTGGCTGTTCGATCCGAACGGAAGCTACTCGCGTCGCGTGTACATCCACAACGGGACCTACACCGGTTGGGATTCGAACGATCCGGAGCGGGCTTCCTACCTGAACTACGCCTGGTTGCAGACCCTGCCGGTGCCGATGGAGCAGTGGCTGAACGTGCGGATCCGGGCCCGGATCGCCGGCGTCTACCGTGAGTTCGGTCCGGCCTGCCGCGTGTACCTCAACCCGGTCAAGCCGCCCTGCGCCACCACCCGGCTGGTCGACCGCCCGAACGACCCGAAGTTCTCCTGCGGGGTCACGCGGATCTTCGGCGGAAGCGACCGCCTGTACGCCTTCAAGCGGATCAGCGCCGACCGGTACCAGTTCGAGTTCAGCAACACCGGTGCGGGATACCTGCGTCGCATCGCCTTGCCCAGCTCGGGTGTCATCCTCAACTGGGTGACCCAGCCACTGGTGGCCGGAACCACCTACAACGTTCGTGTACGGATCAGCTACGACACCGGACAGAGCTGGTGCAACTGGGGGCCGAGCTGCTGGGTGGCCATCGGCACCACACCGGGGGATGACGCACGGGACAAGGTGCTCACCTCGGGCGAGGCCCTGCTGTGGCCGAACCCCACCGCCGGTGAGCCGGTGCGCGTCGCCCTCGAAGGGGACTCCTGGTCTCGGGAGGTGCCCGTTGATGTCCAGGTGCTCGCGAGCGATGGGCGGCTGGTCCTGCGGCAACGCTTCACCCCCGCGATCGACGGCCAGGCCGCGGAGCTCGACGTGTCCGGGCTGATGCCGGGCACCTACGTCGTGCAGATGCTTCAGGGAGAGCGGCTCGCGCATGAACGGCTGATCGTTCGCTGA
- a CDS encoding insulinase family protein, whose product MMRPLLALSILCATGPVLAQRSYPYSAVPGDPTDTRIYTLGNGLQVWLSRNPDAPRVQTNIVVRAGSKNDPADATGLAHYLEHMLFKGTSRIGTSDWPEEQRLLQAISDQYELRRNTRDEARREAIYQAIDSLSQLAAALAVPNEYDKMVKSIGARGTNAYTSTERTVYINDVPSDELERWMMIESERMQECVLRLFHTELETVYEEFNRSQDNDGRLAYYKKNELLYPHHPYGTQTTLGTGEHLKDPSMEKIQAFFTTWYVPNNMAVVLAGDIDHDRTIALVDKYFGSWVPREVPRFEHAPERPLNGPVVAEVTGPDREWATLAWRFRGTGSTDPGMLDLVAGLLSNGRAGLFDLNLVQAQRVLDASAYALEQADHSEFNVRVEPREGQTLEQARDLALEQLDALASGGFEDWLIGAVVNDLRVRRIRQWSDNNGRRAAAMTDAFILRKEWEEVLTEHDRMAAITKDQVMAFVKERLGDDHVCVLKRSGERTGVHKVTKPRITPIDIKREGMSAWRRAWEQLPGAELAPEFVDFATAIERRDLGKGGELASVRNPSNELFSLRYILDMGTDHDKALEVAVKYLPYLGTSRYSAPELRKELFKLGLSLDVFVGNDRCYVTLSGLERNLREGVVMLEHVLAGCRPDEAALRGLIADLRKERQDQARNKGVLLSGALYSQARYGARSPFNDVLTDAELNALKADDLVARIHRLTSYKHRVFHYGRQGIDQVEALLRELHPTPAELMALPGERAYPEVPTTRNEVLFAEYDMVQAEMLMVSKAGPFDVEKMPYAALFNEYFGSGLSSIVFQEIRESKALAYGANASYTTPAEKEEAHYVRAFTGTQADKLPDAVDAMLRLMNDMPMAEAQFEGARTAARKVIASTRITRENIYWQWDAARRRGLDIDVRKLVYERIPDITLQDMKAFFDREIKGRPYTYCVIGKESTMDMTALERLGPVRKLERSELFGFEVNP is encoded by the coding sequence ATGATGCGCCCCCTGCTCGCCCTTTCCATCCTGTGCGCCACCGGCCCTGTGCTGGCCCAGCGCAGCTACCCGTACAGCGCGGTGCCGGGCGACCCCACGGACACGCGCATCTACACCCTGGGCAACGGGTTGCAGGTGTGGCTCAGCCGGAATCCGGACGCGCCGCGCGTGCAGACCAACATCGTCGTGCGGGCCGGCAGCAAGAACGACCCGGCCGATGCCACCGGACTGGCCCACTACCTGGAGCACATGCTCTTCAAGGGCACCTCGCGCATCGGCACGTCCGACTGGCCCGAGGAACAGCGGCTGCTCCAGGCGATCAGCGATCAGTACGAACTACGGCGGAACACCAGGGACGAGGCCCGGCGCGAGGCCATCTACCAGGCCATCGACAGCCTCAGCCAGCTGGCCGCGGCCCTCGCCGTACCCAATGAGTACGACAAGATGGTGAAGAGCATCGGCGCTCGGGGAACGAACGCCTACACGAGCACCGAGCGCACAGTCTACATCAACGACGTGCCGAGCGACGAGCTCGAGCGCTGGATGATGATCGAGAGCGAGCGCATGCAGGAGTGCGTCCTGCGCCTCTTCCACACCGAACTGGAGACCGTCTACGAGGAGTTCAACCGGAGCCAGGACAACGACGGCCGGCTGGCCTACTACAAGAAGAACGAACTGCTCTACCCGCACCACCCCTACGGCACACAGACCACCCTGGGGACCGGCGAGCACCTGAAGGACCCGAGCATGGAGAAGATCCAGGCATTCTTCACCACATGGTACGTTCCGAACAACATGGCCGTGGTGCTGGCGGGAGACATCGACCACGACCGGACGATCGCGCTGGTGGACAAGTACTTCGGCTCATGGGTCCCGCGCGAGGTCCCTCGGTTCGAGCATGCCCCGGAACGCCCGCTGAACGGGCCGGTGGTGGCCGAGGTCACCGGACCTGACCGGGAGTGGGCCACGCTGGCCTGGCGGTTCCGGGGCACAGGAAGCACCGACCCCGGTATGCTCGACCTGGTGGCCGGCCTGCTGAGCAATGGTCGGGCGGGCCTGTTCGACCTCAACCTCGTGCAGGCGCAGCGCGTCCTGGACGCCTCCGCCTATGCCCTGGAACAGGCCGACCACAGCGAGTTCAATGTCCGGGTCGAACCCCGCGAGGGCCAGACCCTGGAGCAGGCGCGCGACCTGGCCCTGGAGCAGCTCGATGCGCTGGCCAGCGGCGGCTTCGAGGACTGGCTCATCGGCGCCGTGGTGAACGACCTGAGGGTGCGGCGCATCCGCCAATGGAGCGACAACAACGGCCGGCGTGCCGCGGCCATGACCGATGCCTTCATCCTGCGCAAGGAGTGGGAGGAGGTGCTCACCGAGCACGACCGCATGGCCGCGATCACCAAGGACCAGGTGATGGCCTTCGTAAAGGAGCGGCTGGGCGACGACCATGTCTGTGTGCTCAAGCGCTCCGGCGAGCGCACCGGCGTGCACAAGGTGACCAAACCCCGCATCACGCCCATCGACATCAAGCGGGAGGGCATGAGCGCATGGAGGCGGGCCTGGGAGCAGTTGCCCGGTGCGGAGCTGGCCCCCGAATTCGTCGACTTCGCCACAGCGATCGAGCGGCGCGACCTGGGGAAGGGGGGCGAGCTCGCCAGTGTGCGCAACCCGTCCAACGAGCTGTTCAGCCTGCGCTACATCCTGGACATGGGCACCGACCATGACAAGGCGTTGGAGGTGGCCGTGAAGTACCTGCCCTACCTGGGCACCTCGCGCTACAGCGCCCCCGAACTGCGCAAGGAGCTCTTCAAGCTGGGCCTTTCGCTGGACGTGTTCGTGGGCAACGACCGGTGCTACGTGACCCTCAGCGGCCTGGAGCGGAACCTGCGGGAGGGCGTTGTGATGCTGGAGCATGTGCTGGCCGGGTGCCGGCCGGATGAAGCAGCCCTGCGCGGGCTGATCGCCGATCTGCGGAAGGAGCGACAGGACCAGGCGCGCAACAAGGGCGTGTTGCTGTCCGGAGCGCTCTACAGCCAGGCCCGCTACGGTGCGCGCTCCCCGTTCAATGATGTGCTCACGGACGCCGAGCTGAACGCGTTGAAGGCTGACGACCTGGTGGCGCGCATCCACCGGCTCACCTCCTACAAGCACCGGGTGTTCCACTATGGAAGGCAGGGCATCGATCAGGTCGAGGCCCTGTTGCGTGAGCTGCACCCCACACCCGCCGAGCTGATGGCGTTGCCCGGTGAACGGGCGTATCCCGAGGTGCCGACCACACGCAATGAGGTCCTCTTCGCCGAATACGACATGGTGCAGGCCGAGATGCTGATGGTGAGCAAGGCCGGTCCGTTCGATGTGGAGAAAATGCCCTACGCGGCGCTCTTCAATGAGTACTTCGGCAGCGGGCTCAGCAGCATCGTGTTCCAGGAGATCCGCGAATCGAAGGCCCTGGCCTATGGGGCGAACGCGAGCTACACCACCCCGGCCGAGAAGGAGGAGGCCCACTATGTGCGCGCCTTCACCGGCACCCAGGCGGACAAGCTGCCCGATGCGGTGGACGCGATGCTCCGTCTGATGAACGACATGCCGATGGCCGAGGCCCAGTTCGAGGGTGCCCGAACGGCGGCGCGCAAGGTCATCGCCAGCACCCGCATCACCCGGGAGAACATCTACTGGCAATGGGACGCGGCCCGGCGACGGGGACTGGACATCGATGTCCGCAAGCTGGTGTACGAACGGATCCCGGACATCACCCTGCAGGACATGAAGGCCTTCTTCGACCGGGAGATCAAGGGGCGACCCTACACCTACTGCGTCATCGGCAAGGAGAGCACCATGGACATGACCGCGTTGGAGCGCCTGGGGCCGGTGCGGAAACTGGAGCGCTCGGAGCTGTTCGGGTTCGAGGTGAACCCCTGA
- a CDS encoding CinA family nicotinamide mononucleotide deamidase-related protein, protein MSTEVHEITAGIINIGDELLIGQTINTNASWLGEQLSLQGIRPMEVRTIGDDRDRILSTLAAATADVVLITGGLGPTKDDITKHTLCTFFDTRLTRRTEVEAHIEGLFARMGRPLLDMNRSQADLPESCAVIPNMHGTACGMWFERPRDDRGMPRVFVSLPGVPYELKAMMEAEVLPRLRTTFSPPVIVHRTLLTTGAGESQVATRIAAWEEGLEGTGIKLAYLPSPGLVKLRLSAYANREAQEARERVDRKADELRALIPDLVFGEGTARLEEVVGGRLRQAGQTLSLAESCTGGYLSHLITSVPSSSAYYIGGVVSYANAVKMEELGIPAGMLELNGAVSRPVVEQMACGVRQALRTDWSIAISGVAGPDGGTPEKPVGTVWIAVDGPDGVRSTQVLFPGGRDLVIKRSAIAALNMLRKRLLASDPEPT, encoded by the coding sequence ATGAGCACGGAGGTGCACGAGATCACGGCCGGGATCATCAACATCGGCGACGAGCTGCTGATCGGCCAGACCATCAACACCAACGCCTCCTGGCTGGGTGAACAGTTGTCGCTTCAGGGCATCCGGCCGATGGAGGTGCGCACCATCGGCGATGACCGGGACAGGATCCTGAGCACGCTGGCCGCGGCCACTGCGGACGTGGTGCTGATCACCGGCGGGCTGGGCCCCACCAAGGACGACATCACCAAGCATACCCTCTGCACGTTCTTCGACACCCGGTTGACGCGGCGGACGGAGGTCGAGGCCCACATCGAGGGCTTGTTCGCGCGGATGGGAAGGCCGCTGCTGGACATGAACCGGTCGCAGGCGGACCTGCCGGAGTCGTGCGCGGTGATCCCCAACATGCACGGCACGGCTTGCGGCATGTGGTTCGAGCGTCCGCGCGACGACCGTGGAATGCCCCGCGTATTCGTCAGCCTGCCCGGAGTGCCCTACGAGCTGAAGGCGATGATGGAGGCCGAGGTGCTGCCGCGATTGCGTACGACCTTCTCGCCCCCGGTGATCGTGCATCGCACCTTGCTCACCACCGGGGCGGGAGAGAGCCAGGTGGCCACACGGATCGCGGCCTGGGAGGAGGGGCTCGAAGGCACCGGCATCAAGCTGGCCTACCTCCCCAGCCCGGGCTTGGTGAAGCTGCGGTTGAGCGCCTATGCCAACCGCGAAGCGCAGGAGGCCCGCGAACGGGTGGATCGCAAGGCGGATGAGCTGCGTGCCTTGATCCCCGACCTAGTGTTCGGCGAGGGCACGGCCCGGCTGGAGGAGGTGGTTGGCGGTCGTCTGCGGCAGGCGGGCCAGACGCTGAGCCTGGCCGAGAGCTGCACCGGCGGCTACCTCAGCCACCTGATCACCAGCGTGCCCAGCAGTTCGGCCTACTACATCGGTGGGGTGGTGAGCTACGCGAACGCCGTGAAGATGGAGGAGCTCGGCATTCCGGCAGGCATGCTCGAACTGAACGGTGCGGTGAGCCGGCCGGTGGTGGAGCAGATGGCCTGCGGTGTCCGCCAGGCCCTGCGGACGGATTGGAGCATCGCCATCAGCGGTGTGGCCGGCCCTGACGGGGGTACGCCCGAGAAGCCCGTGGGCACCGTATGGATCGCGGTGGATGGTCCCGATGGCGTGCGGTCCACACAGGTCCTCTTCCCCGGCGGCCGCGACCTGGTGATCAAGCGCAGCGCGATCGCCGCACTGAACATGCTGCGCAAACGCCTTCTGGCGTCAGACCCTGAGCCGACCTAG